One genomic segment of Rhabdothermincola salaria includes these proteins:
- a CDS encoding protein meaA, with the protein MDAAESPTPAHHERDRPWVMRTYSGHSTAKASNELYRTNLAKGQTGLSIAFDLPTQTGYDPDDPKARGEVGKVGVPVAHLGHMRELLDGIPPGEMNTSMTINAPAAWLLALYVANATEQGVATDSLRGTTQNDIVKEYLSRGTYIFPPEPSKRLIVDMVAYCAHHVPKWNPMNVCSYHLQEAGATPVQEIAYSLATAIDVLDAVRDSGQVEPEQFPQVVASISFFVNAGIRFVEEVCKMRAFTELWDRITLERYGVTDPKARRFRYGVQVNSLGLTEAQPENNVQRIVLEMLAVTLSKDARARSVQLPAWNEALGLPRPWDQQWSLRMQQVLAFETDLLEYDDLFAGSHVVEARTAELVEAATTELDEVLGMGGAFAAIDELKGRLVASNTERVRRIESGELVVVGVNRFTETAESPLGGEENILKVDPALEARTIAEVQAWRADRDADAVAGALDELRRVAGTDENIMDATIAVAAAGGTTGEWAGALREVFGEYRAPTGVAAAAGTGALSTGLQAVADRVKADPGGPPRLLVAKPGLDGHSNGAEQIAVAARDAGMEVIYQGIRLTPEQIAAVARDEDVEVVGLSILSGSHLDLVPDVVDRLRAAGVDAPVVVGGIIPEDDRPRLLAAGVARVYTPKDFELARIMGDIADLALEAR; encoded by the coding sequence ATGGACGCCGCCGAGTCGCCCACCCCGGCCCACCACGAGCGCGACCGCCCCTGGGTCATGCGCACCTACTCCGGGCACTCCACCGCCAAGGCGTCCAACGAGCTGTACCGCACCAACCTGGCCAAGGGCCAGACCGGCCTGTCCATCGCCTTCGACCTGCCCACCCAGACCGGCTACGACCCCGACGACCCCAAGGCCCGGGGCGAGGTCGGCAAGGTCGGCGTGCCGGTCGCCCACCTCGGGCACATGCGAGAGCTGCTCGACGGCATCCCGCCCGGCGAGATGAACACCTCGATGACGATCAACGCCCCGGCGGCCTGGCTGCTCGCCCTCTACGTGGCCAACGCCACCGAGCAGGGCGTGGCCACCGATTCGCTGCGGGGCACCACCCAGAACGACATCGTCAAGGAGTACCTCTCCCGGGGCACCTACATCTTCCCGCCGGAGCCCTCCAAGCGGCTCATCGTCGACATGGTCGCCTACTGCGCCCACCACGTCCCCAAGTGGAACCCGATGAACGTCTGCAGCTACCACCTGCAGGAAGCGGGCGCCACGCCGGTGCAGGAGATCGCCTACTCCCTGGCCACGGCGATCGACGTGCTCGACGCCGTACGGGACTCCGGCCAGGTCGAGCCGGAGCAGTTCCCCCAGGTCGTCGCCTCCATCTCCTTCTTCGTGAACGCCGGCATCCGCTTCGTCGAGGAGGTGTGCAAGATGCGGGCCTTCACCGAGCTCTGGGACCGCATCACCCTCGAGCGCTACGGCGTGACCGACCCCAAGGCCCGCCGCTTCCGCTACGGCGTGCAGGTCAACTCCCTCGGCCTCACCGAGGCCCAGCCCGAGAACAACGTGCAGCGCATCGTGCTCGAGATGCTCGCCGTCACGCTCTCCAAGGACGCTCGGGCCCGCTCGGTGCAGCTCCCGGCCTGGAACGAGGCGCTCGGACTCCCCCGACCGTGGGACCAGCAGTGGTCGTTGCGCATGCAACAGGTCCTGGCCTTCGAGACCGACCTGCTGGAGTACGACGACCTCTTCGCCGGGTCCCACGTCGTCGAGGCCCGCACGGCCGAGCTGGTCGAGGCCGCCACCACCGAGCTCGACGAGGTCCTGGGCATGGGCGGCGCCTTCGCGGCCATCGACGAGCTCAAGGGCCGTCTGGTGGCGTCGAACACCGAGCGGGTCCGCCGCATCGAGTCCGGCGAGCTGGTGGTGGTCGGCGTGAACCGCTTCACCGAGACGGCCGAGTCCCCCCTCGGCGGCGAGGAGAACATCCTCAAGGTCGACCCCGCCCTCGAGGCCCGCACCATCGCCGAGGTGCAGGCCTGGCGAGCCGACCGTGACGCCGACGCGGTCGCCGGGGCCCTCGACGAGCTGCGCCGGGTCGCCGGCACCGACGAGAACATCATGGACGCCACCATCGCCGTGGCGGCCGCCGGGGGCACCACGGGCGAGTGGGCCGGCGCTCTGCGCGAGGTCTTCGGCGAGTACCGGGCCCCCACGGGTGTCGCCGCGGCCGCCGGGACGGGCGCGCTCTCCACCGGCCTGCAGGCCGTCGCCGACCGGGTGAAGGCCGATCCCGGCGGACCTCCTCGCCTCCTGGTCGCCAAGCCCGGCCTCGACGGGCACTCCAACGGCGCCGAGCAGATCGCGGTGGCCGCCCGCGACGCGGGCATGGAGGTCATCTACCAGGGCATCCGGCTCACCCCCGAGCAGATCGCGGCCGTCGCCCGCGACGAGGACGTCGAGGTGGTCGGCCTGTCGATCCTCTCGGGCAGCCACCTGGACCTGGTGCCCGACGTGGTCGACCGCCTCCGGGCCGCCGGGGTCGACGCACCCGTCGTCGTCGGCGGCATCATCCCCGAGGACGACCGGCCCCGCCTGCTCGCCGCCGGCGTCGCCCGGGTGTACACACCCAAGGACTTCGAGCTCGCCCGCATCATGGGCGACATCGCCGATCTCGCCCTCGAGGCCCGCTGA
- a CDS encoding Type 1 glutamine amidotransferase-like domain-containing protein, with product MTGLLALVGGGEFTAGCEFDTELLEASGGAEVALLPTGLAYEGPQRAVEAATSWFGDLGAEVREVPVYSRADALVAEHVEVIRRARFVYMVGTSPMHLRSVLKDTPLFTALVDAWHDGAVLAGSGAGADVLCDPMVDTRGGAFTVGLGVVPGVAVIPRADTWSPDKVRRTVELAPPSLHLVSLPERSGIVRDPDGTWRSIGDGLVTVHHGGHQATLADLPADTL from the coding sequence ATGACCGGCCTGCTGGCCCTCGTCGGTGGCGGCGAGTTCACCGCCGGTTGCGAGTTCGACACCGAGCTGCTCGAGGCCTCGGGCGGCGCCGAGGTCGCCCTGCTCCCCACCGGCCTCGCCTACGAGGGGCCCCAGCGGGCGGTGGAGGCGGCCACCAGCTGGTTCGGCGACCTCGGGGCCGAAGTGCGCGAGGTGCCCGTCTACAGCCGGGCCGACGCTCTCGTCGCCGAGCACGTCGAGGTCATCCGTCGAGCCCGCTTCGTGTACATGGTGGGCACCTCTCCCATGCACCTGCGCTCGGTGCTCAAGGACACGCCGCTGTTCACCGCGCTGGTCGACGCCTGGCACGACGGCGCCGTGCTGGCCGGCAGCGGGGCCGGGGCCGACGTGCTCTGCGATCCCATGGTCGACACCCGGGGCGGGGCCTTCACCGTGGGCCTCGGCGTCGTGCCCGGCGTGGCCGTCATCCCCCGCGCCGACACCTGGTCACCGGACAAGGTCCGCCGCACCGTCGAGCTGGCCCCCCCGTCGTTGCACCTGGTGAGCCTCCCGGAGCGCTCCGGGATCGTGCGCGACCCCGACGGCACGTGGCGCAGCATCGGCGACGGGCTCGTCACCGTGCACCACGGCGGCCACCAGGCCACCCTCGCCGACCTCCCCGCCGACACCCTCTGA
- a CDS encoding 3-hydroxyacyl-CoA dehydrogenase family protein — MAIARIGIIGSGIMGSGIAEVAATSGIEVVLRSRQRASADAMVAALEKSLNRQVEKGRRQADDAAAALARVTATDSLAALADCDLVIESVVEDLDVKKALFAELDGICAPGTILATNTSTLPVVEMAMTTERPDRVCGVHFFNPAPAMSLVEIVRPLTASDDTIAQARAFAEACGKDAVEVKDRAGFIVNALLFPYLNNAVRMLESGTASRDDIDTAMKGGCNFPMGPLALLDLVGLDTSLAILDALYDEFRDPNYAAMPLLRRMVTAGHLGRKSGRGFYDYATR; from the coding sequence ATGGCGATCGCACGCATCGGCATCATCGGATCCGGGATCATGGGCTCGGGCATCGCCGAGGTGGCCGCCACCTCGGGCATCGAGGTCGTCCTGCGGAGTCGCCAGCGGGCCTCCGCCGACGCCATGGTGGCCGCCCTCGAGAAGTCCCTGAACCGGCAGGTGGAGAAGGGGCGCCGCCAGGCCGACGATGCCGCGGCCGCCTTGGCCCGGGTCACCGCCACCGATTCGCTGGCCGCGCTGGCCGACTGCGACCTGGTGATCGAGTCGGTGGTCGAGGACCTCGACGTGAAGAAGGCCCTCTTCGCCGAGCTCGACGGCATCTGCGCCCCCGGCACCATCCTCGCCACCAACACCTCGACCCTCCCGGTGGTCGAGATGGCGATGACCACCGAACGCCCCGACCGGGTGTGCGGAGTCCACTTCTTCAACCCGGCACCGGCCATGAGCCTGGTCGAGATCGTCCGTCCCCTCACCGCCAGCGACGACACCATCGCCCAGGCCCGGGCCTTCGCCGAGGCGTGCGGCAAGGACGCCGTGGAGGTGAAGGACCGGGCCGGCTTCATCGTGAACGCCCTGCTGTTCCCGTACCTCAACAACGCGGTGCGCATGCTCGAGAGCGGCACGGCCAGCCGTGACGACATCGACACCGCCATGAAGGGCGGCTGCAACTTCCCGATGGGGCCCCTCGCCCTGCTCGACCTGGTCGGGTTGGACACGTCGCTGGCCATCCTCGACGCCCTCTACGACGAGTTCCGCGACCCCAACTACGCGGCCATGCCCCTGCTGCGGCGCATGGTCACCGCCGGCCACCTCGGCCGGAAGTCCGGTCGGGGCTTCTACGACTACGCCACGCGCTGA
- a CDS encoding metallophosphoesterase family protein has product MELTTVADDHAVVHDGLEVRVYDDLLPDTVYEYDGFVFRTLARPAGERLSTFATVNDVHFGETECGVMEGLEMGPTFRVADGEEPYPETMNRGAIHEIEQLAPHAVVVKGDLTSQGTEEEYHQFLEFYEEAFGEALVHVRGNHESYHGTDLAAVPTQRLDLPGVTVALLDTSTEGRAGGRVTGDQLTWLHDLAVEADRPILLMGHHHVWSPDSSTRADDYFGIDPDSSERLIEVVAAHRNIRGYFAGHSHRNRVRHISVSRDIPWVEVACVKDFPGAWAEYRVFEGGILQVFHRISTPEALLWTEKTRHMFGGMYFGYAFGELGDRCFAIPAVAPT; this is encoded by the coding sequence ATGGAGCTCACCACCGTCGCCGACGACCATGCTGTCGTGCACGACGGCCTCGAGGTGCGGGTGTACGACGACCTGCTGCCCGACACGGTGTACGAGTACGACGGCTTCGTGTTCCGCACCCTGGCCCGCCCGGCGGGCGAGCGCCTGTCCACCTTCGCCACCGTGAACGACGTGCACTTCGGTGAGACCGAGTGCGGGGTGATGGAAGGCCTGGAGATGGGGCCCACGTTCCGGGTGGCCGACGGCGAGGAGCCCTATCCGGAGACGATGAACCGCGGGGCGATCCACGAGATCGAACAGCTCGCCCCCCACGCGGTGGTCGTCAAGGGGGATCTCACCTCGCAGGGGACCGAGGAGGAGTACCACCAGTTCCTCGAGTTCTACGAGGAGGCGTTCGGCGAGGCGCTCGTGCACGTCCGAGGCAACCACGAGAGCTACCACGGGACCGATCTGGCGGCCGTCCCCACCCAGCGGCTCGACCTCCCCGGCGTCACGGTCGCCCTCCTCGACACCTCCACCGAGGGTCGGGCCGGCGGACGGGTCACCGGCGACCAGCTGACCTGGTTGCACGACCTCGCCGTCGAGGCCGATCGACCGATCCTGTTGATGGGCCACCACCACGTCTGGAGTCCCGACTCCTCGACCCGGGCCGACGACTACTTCGGCATCGACCCCGACTCCTCGGAGCGCCTCATCGAGGTGGTCGCCGCCCATCGCAACATCCGCGGCTACTTCGCCGGTCACAGCCACCGCAACCGGGTGCGCCACATCAGCGTCAGCCGCGACATCCCCTGGGTCGAGGTGGCCTGCGTGAAGGACTTCCCCGGGGCGTGGGCCGAGTACCGGGTGTTCGAGGGTGGCATCCTCCAGGTCTTCCACCGCATCTCCACCCCCGAGGCGCTGCTGTGGACCGAGAAGACGCGCCACATGTTCGGTGGGATGTACTTCGGCTACGCCTTCGGCGAGCTCGGCGACCGCTGCTTCGCCATCCCCGCCGTCGCCCCCACATGA
- a CDS encoding CaiB/BaiF CoA transferase family protein → MPPPSSAGRSAPAPGPLPLADLRVIDLSTVLAGPGCARHLADFGADVIKIERPGSGDTVRAMGWRDPVDDVTLFWKLAGRGKRSVVLDLKTDEGIARLRQLVATADVLVENLRPGKLEALGLVPEELLEQHPTLVITRVTGFGQTGPYAGRPGFATLAEAMSGFASVNGEPDGGPLLPPIALTDEVTALAAAFATMVAVHSGVGQVVDVNLLETMLQLMGALPSAYAATGYEQPRLGSGIPYSVPRGTYRCADGRWVAISATAEPVARRMMALVGAGDDERFWSFEGRVEHRDEVEALVAAWVAGRSLDEVLAEAEAAHAAAAPVYGQAEVAADPHVLARDVLVDVGGVRMQNVIARLSATPGRVRFPARDLGADTDEVLAELDEQV, encoded by the coding sequence GTGCCCCCTCCCTCGTCCGCGGGTCGCTCCGCCCCGGCGCCCGGCCCGCTGCCCCTGGCCGATCTGCGGGTCATCGACCTGTCCACCGTCCTGGCCGGCCCCGGGTGCGCTCGCCACCTGGCCGACTTCGGGGCCGACGTCATCAAGATCGAGCGGCCGGGGTCGGGCGACACCGTCCGGGCCATGGGCTGGCGCGATCCGGTCGACGACGTGACCCTCTTCTGGAAGCTGGCGGGCCGGGGCAAGCGCAGCGTCGTCCTCGACCTCAAGACCGACGAGGGCATCGCCCGCCTGCGCCAACTGGTCGCCACCGCCGACGTGCTCGTCGAGAACCTCCGGCCCGGCAAGCTGGAGGCCCTGGGCCTGGTACCGGAGGAGCTGCTGGAGCAGCACCCGACGTTGGTGATCACCCGGGTGACCGGTTTCGGTCAGACGGGGCCCTACGCCGGGCGGCCGGGGTTCGCCACGTTGGCCGAGGCCATGAGCGGCTTCGCCTCGGTCAACGGCGAGCCCGACGGCGGACCCCTGTTGCCGCCCATCGCCCTCACCGACGAGGTCACGGCCCTCGCCGCTGCCTTTGCCACCATGGTCGCGGTCCACAGCGGTGTGGGCCAGGTGGTCGACGTCAACCTGCTGGAGACGATGCTGCAGCTCATGGGGGCCCTGCCGTCGGCCTACGCGGCCACCGGCTACGAGCAACCCCGACTCGGGTCGGGCATCCCCTACAGCGTCCCGCGGGGCACCTACCGATGTGCCGACGGGAGGTGGGTGGCGATCTCGGCCACCGCCGAACCCGTGGCCCGGCGCATGATGGCGCTCGTCGGGGCCGGCGACGACGAGCGCTTCTGGAGCTTCGAGGGGCGGGTCGAGCACCGCGACGAGGTCGAGGCCCTCGTCGCGGCCTGGGTGGCCGGTCGGTCCCTCGACGAGGTCCTGGCCGAGGCCGAGGCCGCCCATGCCGCGGCCGCCCCGGTGTACGGCCAGGCCGAGGTGGCCGCCGATCCGCACGTGCTGGCCCGCGACGTGCTCGTCGACGTGGGGGGCGTGCGCATGCAGAACGTGATCGCCCGGCTGTCCGCCACGCCGGGCCGCGTGCGCTTCCCGGCCCGGGACCTCGGGGCCGACACCGACGAGGTCCTGGCCGAGCTCGACGAGCAGGTCTGA
- a CDS encoding LPXTG cell wall anchor domain-containing protein, producing the protein MTQSSSTDPSRPGWTDIRTIGPILVIVFGLVLLFTPLASVGASGSVGNAGAVFAKCPPDASPDECEDQGGGDDACAPGSIRAPGDCPEDEVVPEEECPTDSVGGVAFVAPDECPDEVGDEGAGPVEEDVVIVEDDVVIVEEVVVDGDGVEVVGAEEVRPATASAAPAETLPYTGVDAATWLSGAIGLTLVVGGSFLLVASRRRT; encoded by the coding sequence GTGACCCAGAGCTCATCCACCGACCCGTCGCGTCCCGGCTGGACCGACATCCGGACCATCGGGCCGATCCTCGTGATCGTGTTCGGGCTCGTGCTGTTGTTCACGCCGTTGGCCTCGGTGGGCGCCTCCGGGTCGGTCGGCAACGCCGGCGCCGTCTTCGCCAAGTGCCCGCCGGACGCCAGCCCCGACGAGTGCGAGGACCAGGGCGGTGGCGACGACGCGTGCGCCCCGGGCTCCATCCGCGCCCCCGGAGACTGCCCGGAGGACGAGGTCGTCCCCGAAGAGGAGTGCCCCACCGACAGCGTGGGCGGTGTCGCGTTCGTCGCTCCCGACGAGTGCCCCGACGAGGTCGGTGACGAAGGGGCGGGGCCCGTCGAGGAGGACGTGGTGATCGTCGAGGACGACGTGGTGATCGTCGAGGAGGTCGTCGTCGACGGCGACGGGGTCGAGGTCGTCGGGGCGGAGGAGGTCCGCCCGGCCACGGCCTCGGCGGCGCCCGCCGAGACCCTGCCCTACACGGGCGTCGACGCCGCCACCTGGCTGAGCGGCGCGATCGGCCTCACGCTGGTCGTCGGCGGATCCTTCCTCCTCGTCGCGTCCCGCCGTCGTACCTGA
- a CDS encoding GGDEF domain-containing protein, with protein MDRRTPLAAGSGLLAVVAGVSAALGAPAAVGLVAALAGAMAAVLAVGALTQARASERRAVAAETQIDGLRGELHVADQGRRDAEARLEWRTQLTAVRRATEDDHLTDATTGLLAEGWFVVALESRLAGARRNLRPVAVVVLDVVVGLSGGRPAPADPRRVAAAVTATIREADDAFRLRDGVFALLLDDTTDTGAMWTAERVRDAIAGVEPDAVLWAGVACYPAHGLTTDEVLDRADTALDAAREWRQHRIEVATSVES; from the coding sequence ATGGATCGACGCACACCGCTCGCGGCCGGAAGCGGCCTGCTCGCCGTGGTGGCCGGCGTGTCCGCCGCTCTCGGCGCGCCCGCGGCGGTGGGCCTGGTGGCGGCCCTGGCTGGGGCGATGGCGGCGGTCCTGGCCGTGGGCGCACTGACCCAGGCCCGGGCCAGCGAACGGAGGGCGGTGGCGGCCGAGACCCAGATCGACGGCCTGCGCGGTGAGCTCCACGTGGCCGATCAGGGGCGACGAGACGCCGAGGCCCGCCTCGAGTGGCGCACCCAGCTGACGGCGGTCCGACGGGCCACCGAGGACGACCACCTCACCGACGCCACCACCGGGCTGCTGGCTGAGGGCTGGTTCGTGGTCGCGCTCGAGTCCCGGCTGGCCGGCGCCCGCCGCAACCTCCGTCCGGTCGCCGTCGTGGTGCTCGACGTCGTCGTCGGCCTCAGCGGCGGACGACCCGCCCCGGCCGACCCCCGCCGGGTGGCCGCCGCCGTCACCGCCACGATCCGCGAAGCCGACGACGCGTTCCGTCTGCGCGACGGTGTCTTCGCCCTGCTGTTGGACGACACCACCGACACCGGCGCCATGTGGACCGCCGAGCGGGTTCGCGATGCCATCGCCGGCGTCGAGCCCGATGCCGTGCTCTGGGCCGGAGTCGCCTGCTACCCGGCCCACGGCCTCACGACCGACGAGGTCCTCGACCGAGCCGACACCGCGCTCGATGCGGCCCGAGAGTGGCGCCAGCACCGCATCGAGGTGGCGACGAGCGTCGAGAGCTGA
- the aat gene encoding leucyl/phenylalanyl-tRNA--protein transferase, with protein sequence MPVEPPRTPWEFPDLADVPGGDDLVAVGADLEPGTLVAAYRHGLFPMPLSGHRAMAWWSPDPRGVLPLDGLRVTRSLRRSQRRYEVRVDTAFDDVVEACADPARDGGWISDEIRRAYARLHELGWAHSVETWDPATGTLVGGLYGVHVDGLFAGESMFHRAPDASKVALVALVEHLRSIGVVLLDVQWLTDHLTSLGAVEIPRVDYLARLRQALDTTTAPFA encoded by the coding sequence GTGCCCGTCGAGCCGCCCCGCACCCCGTGGGAGTTCCCCGATCTGGCCGACGTGCCCGGGGGCGACGACCTGGTGGCCGTCGGTGCCGACCTCGAGCCGGGCACCCTCGTGGCCGCCTACCGCCACGGGTTGTTCCCCATGCCGCTGTCCGGACACCGGGCCATGGCCTGGTGGTCGCCGGACCCACGGGGCGTGCTGCCCCTCGACGGCCTCCGGGTCACCCGGTCGCTGCGACGTTCGCAGCGGCGCTACGAGGTCCGCGTCGACACCGCCTTCGACGACGTCGTCGAGGCCTGCGCCGACCCGGCCCGCGACGGAGGATGGATCTCCGACGAGATCCGCCGGGCCTACGCACGCCTGCACGAGCTGGGCTGGGCCCACTCGGTGGAGACGTGGGACCCGGCCACCGGCACCCTCGTCGGCGGCCTCTACGGCGTGCACGTCGACGGCCTCTTCGCCGGGGAGTCGATGTTCCACCGTGCCCCCGACGCGTCCAAGGTGGCCCTCGTCGCCCTCGTCGAGCACCTCCGATCCATCGGCGTCGTGCTCCTCGACGTGCAGTGGCTCACCGACCACCTCACCAGCCTCGGCGCCGTCGAGATCCCCCGCGTCGACTACCTCGCCCGCCTCCGACAGGCACTCGACACCACCACCGCGCCCTTCGCCTGA
- a CDS encoding response regulator transcription factor, producing the protein MNRVLVVDDEERITAFVEKGLRKHGFTTMAVHDGDSAVDLARDGDFDLVVLDVGLPRRDGFEVLRCLRERGERLPVILLTSRDGIDDTVRGFDVGADDYLTKPFRFDELLARARARLREPGRAEPTTVSAAGVTLDLRTRQATVDGDEVDLSTREFTLAEALMTNAGAVLTREQLLSRVWGYDFEGSSNVVEVYVGYLRRKLGSSCIETVRGTGYRFRR; encoded by the coding sequence GTGAACCGTGTGCTCGTCGTCGACGACGAGGAACGCATCACCGCGTTCGTCGAGAAGGGGCTGCGCAAGCACGGGTTCACCACCATGGCGGTGCACGACGGCGACAGCGCCGTCGATCTGGCCCGCGACGGCGACTTCGACCTGGTGGTCCTCGACGTCGGCCTGCCCCGCCGAGACGGCTTCGAGGTGCTGCGCTGCCTGCGCGAACGCGGCGAGCGCCTCCCGGTGATCCTGCTGACCTCACGCGACGGCATCGACGACACCGTGCGGGGCTTCGACGTCGGCGCCGACGACTACCTCACCAAGCCGTTCCGCTTCGACGAGCTGCTGGCCCGGGCCCGGGCCCGGCTGCGGGAGCCGGGCCGGGCCGAACCCACCACGGTGTCCGCGGCCGGGGTCACCCTGGACCTGCGCACCCGCCAGGCCACGGTCGACGGCGACGAGGTCGACCTCTCGACCCGCGAGTTCACCCTGGCCGAAGCGCTCATGACCAACGCCGGCGCCGTGCTGACCCGAGAGCAGCTCCTGAGCCGCGTCTGGGGCTACGACTTCGAGGGGAGCTCGAACGTGGTCGAGGTGTACGTGGGCTACCTGCGCCGCAAGCTGGGCTCGTCCTGCATCGAGACGGTCCGGGGGACCGGCTACCGGTTCCGGCGCTGA
- a CDS encoding sensor histidine kinase yields the protein MNRPRGWARIGVRGRVVAAFLVMLVLAEGVSLVVLRQVGEARIDEQATDELLAAAEPFRTSVADTLEPGSGALTEVFDDYLRTRPARTDQAYLALRRGEPYAVSAGAPVELDRLPEVERWADLSTTTEGTTTTAAGATRWLAVPVVAGSDVLGTLVVAQFTDAQSQALESTVVTVSLVTLLLLAGAALLAWVAAGRALVPLRRLARTAESVSGGGDLDARIEVVTDDETGHLARSFNAMLDRLRGAFDSQRQFLDDAGHELRAPITIVRGHVELLDDDPAVRQQEVALVLDELDRMDRLVTDLRLLARSQRPDFLSTAPVDVDAFVTAVAAKAGALGERTWVVSADSEATVRVDAQRLTQAVLNLADNAVRVTDADATIEIGARRDGDATVTFWVADDGPGIDPADVPHLFDRTQHTVPTRPGGTGLGLPIVEAIVRAHGGRVAVHSDVGVGTRIELTLPEAPA from the coding sequence GTGAACCGGCCCCGAGGCTGGGCCCGCATCGGTGTCCGGGGACGGGTCGTCGCCGCCTTCCTGGTCATGCTGGTGCTGGCCGAAGGGGTGTCGCTCGTCGTGTTGCGCCAGGTCGGCGAGGCCCGCATCGACGAGCAGGCCACCGACGAGCTCCTGGCCGCCGCCGAGCCGTTCCGGACCAGCGTGGCCGACACCCTGGAGCCCGGCTCGGGCGCGCTCACCGAGGTGTTCGACGACTACCTGAGGACCCGACCGGCGCGCACCGACCAGGCCTACCTGGCCCTGCGGCGAGGTGAGCCCTACGCCGTCTCCGCCGGGGCACCCGTCGAGCTCGACCGGCTGCCGGAGGTCGAACGCTGGGCCGACCTCTCCACCACGACCGAAGGAACCACGACCACGGCGGCCGGAGCGACGCGCTGGTTGGCCGTCCCGGTCGTCGCCGGGTCCGACGTGCTCGGCACGCTGGTGGTCGCCCAGTTCACCGATGCCCAGAGCCAGGCGCTCGAGTCGACCGTGGTGACGGTCAGCCTGGTCACGTTGCTGTTGCTCGCCGGCGCCGCGCTCCTCGCCTGGGTGGCGGCGGGGCGGGCGCTGGTGCCCCTGCGGCGCCTGGCCCGCACCGCCGAGTCCGTCAGCGGCGGCGGCGACCTCGACGCCCGGATCGAGGTGGTCACCGATGACGAGACGGGACACCTGGCGCGGTCCTTCAACGCCATGCTCGACCGCCTCAGGGGGGCCTTCGACAGCCAACGGCAGTTCCTCGACGACGCCGGCCACGAGCTGCGGGCGCCCATCACCATCGTGCGGGGGCACGTCGAGCTCCTCGACGACGACCCTGCGGTGCGCCAGCAGGAGGTGGCCCTGGTGCTCGACGAGCTCGACCGGATGGACCGTCTCGTCACCGACCTGCGCCTCCTCGCCCGATCCCAGCGACCCGACTTCCTCAGCACCGCACCGGTGGACGTCGACGCCTTCGTCACCGCCGTGGCCGCCAAGGCCGGGGCGCTGGGCGAACGCACCTGGGTGGTGTCCGCCGACAGCGAGGCCACGGTGCGGGTCGACGCCCAGCGCCTCACCCAGGCCGTGCTCAACCTCGCCGACAACGCCGTGCGGGTCACCGACGCAGACGCCACCATCGAGATCGGGGCCCGTCGCGACGGGGACGCGACGGTCACCTTCTGGGTGGCCGACGACGGGCCCGGCATCGATCCCGCCGACGTGCCCCACCTCTTCGACCGCACCCAGCACACCGTCCCCACCCGGCCCGGGGGCACCGGGCTGGGCCTGCCGATCGTGGAGGCCATCGTGCGCGCCCACGGCGGTAGGGTCGCCGTGCACAGCGATGTCGGCGTGGGGACCCGCATCGAGCTCACCCTTCCGGAGGCGCCCGCGTGA